GTACTAACCTCCAAGGGTTATGTCTTGGCCTTGGTACCAATTAAGAGCTTCCAATAAATGTTCTTCCCTAAAGTCTGGCCAATAATCATCTATTATATAAAAGTCAGAATATACTGATTGAAGAGGGAGGAAACCACTTAATCTACGACGACCACCCCAACGAATTATTAGGTCTATTCTAGAAATGTCAGAAGAGGCAAGCGAAGAAAAAAGATTAGAAGTCTTTTTACTTGAGTTATTTTTCTTATTATAGGATAAGTCCCAATTCCAGCCATAATTAACCAGGAAGTTTATATTTATAAGACCCTCTCCAAAATGAACTCTTCTATTTGCGTAAGGTAATAGTTCTTTAGGGAAAAGAGGAGAATCAGAATTCCCTACTACTAAAAGATTTGCATCTTTATTAGAAAGTTTCATAACAGCATCTACACAAGCTTTCTGAAACGCTTTTGTTTGGACTGCTGGTCTTTTAGTATTATCAATTGTAAAGCCGTAGAAAGTAAGTTCTTTAATTCCTAGGGCTAAACAAGTCTCATATAATTTAAATCCAGGATCAATTCCGAACTCATAGCCTTCATGCTTATCTTTATTATTATTTAAAGCCCAGCGTCTATTACCATCAGGTATTATTCCAATGTGTGAGGGAATTCTTTTTAGATTATTTAGGTTCATAAAAAAATACCTCCTTATACCGTATATAAGAAAGTATTTCCAAACATCAGAAATATATTAATTTTTTGATATAATGCTTTTTATATCATTTACCATAAAGGTTAAGAATTTCTTTAGTCCTTGAATATCTTCCTTGAAGGTTGATTCTTTATCACTTTCAATAAGATAACCATTTAGATATATACCTAAAAATAAGAATAGTATTCCTAGATTAATATACATATCCTTTATATCAGCTACAAATAGATCACTGATTCCTATGAAATCAAGGCTTCCGCCATAGAATAACTTATCAATAAGTGAGCAGAGGCACCCAGTAATTAGAAAGATATAACTCATATCAATCCAAAAATCTTTTTTAGTATTATGAGTAAAATATCTATAAATTTCTGTGAAAAAAATTAAAGCCAGTATGTTTAATGCAATTAATGCTCCAAAACTAACACCAGCCCCAAAACGAGCATTTAACCAA
This genomic interval from Clostridium sp. 'White wine YQ' contains the following:
- a CDS encoding undecaprenyl diphosphate synthase family protein, giving the protein MNLNNLKRIPSHIGIIPDGNRRWALNNNKDKHEGYEFGIDPGFKLYETCLALGIKELTFYGFTIDNTKRPAVQTKAFQKACVDAVMKLSNKDANLLVVGNSDSPLFPKELLPYANRRVHFGEGLININFLVNYGWNWDLSYNKKNNSSKKTSNLFSSLASSDISRIDLIIRWGGRRRLSGFLPLQSVYSDFYIIDDYWPDFREEHLLEALNWYQGQDITLGG
- a CDS encoding signal peptidase II; translation: MNKNKLVAIGILPIMWLVYFAFEVITGRVNDSYTVIMNLLVAVLFGFIGLIVYSIGAKNKVGLNSKQLLIIFLILFVIEQGSKLIIKFKFFNYNITLIKDFLYFSPIINTQGSWLNARFGAGVSFGALIALNILALIFFTEIYRYFTHNTKKDFWIDMSYIFLITGCLCSLIDKLFYGGSLDFIGISDLFVADIKDMYINLGILFLFLGIYLNGYLIESDKESTFKEDIQGLKKFLTFMVNDIKSIISKN